The following coding sequences lie in one Synechococcus sp. PCC 7336 genomic window:
- a CDS encoding glycosyltransferase family 2 protein: MPDSRPVLSIVVPLYNEAENLDYLFERLERVCDRLQVSYEIICIDDGSRDGTLNQLRAHHHRNPAIKVLGLSRNFGKELALSAGLDYASGDAVVPIDADLQDPPELLELLMAKWRQGYDVVLATRRSRAGESWLKRLTASGFYKTIGRMSPISIPSNTGDFRLMDRRVVEVLQQMPERTRFMKGLFAWVGFRQTAVEYDRQPRYRGRTSWNYWRLWNFAVDGLTSFSLLPLKVWSYVGLLISALAFSYATFLVVRTVLFGVDLPGFASIMVAILFIGGIQLISLGVLGEYLGRVYEEVKGRPLYIVRDRYGFEGDRLPSGFKDDVSR; the protein is encoded by the coding sequence ATGCCTGACTCTAGGCCCGTGCTTTCGATTGTGGTGCCCCTGTATAACGAGGCCGAAAATCTAGATTATTTGTTCGAACGCTTGGAACGAGTCTGCGATCGCCTGCAGGTCAGCTACGAAATCATTTGCATCGATGATGGCAGCCGAGACGGCACCCTCAATCAGCTGCGCGCCCATCACCATCGCAATCCCGCCATTAAAGTACTGGGGCTCTCCCGCAATTTCGGTAAAGAACTGGCTCTGTCGGCGGGGCTAGATTATGCCAGTGGCGATGCAGTGGTGCCGATTGATGCCGACTTGCAAGATCCGCCAGAGTTACTCGAACTGTTAATGGCAAAGTGGCGGCAGGGATACGATGTCGTGCTGGCTACGCGGCGATCGCGGGCGGGCGAATCCTGGTTGAAACGGCTTACAGCCAGCGGGTTTTACAAGACCATTGGTCGCATGAGCCCCATCTCTATTCCCTCCAATACCGGCGATTTTCGCTTGATGGATCGGCGGGTGGTGGAGGTCTTGCAACAGATGCCCGAACGCACTCGGTTTATGAAAGGTCTTTTTGCCTGGGTGGGGTTTCGACAAACGGCGGTGGAATACGATCGCCAGCCCCGCTATCGCGGTCGCACGTCTTGGAATTATTGGCGGCTGTGGAACTTTGCCGTCGATGGCCTGACCTCCTTCAGCCTGCTCCCCCTCAAGGTCTGGAGCTATGTCGGATTGCTCATCTCCGCGCTGGCGTTTTCCTATGCCACTTTTTTAGTGGTGCGAACGGTGTTGTTCGGAGTCGATCTGCCGGGATTCGCCTCAATTATGGTGGCCATTCTGTTTATCGGCGGCATTCAACTGATTAGCTTGGGGGTTTTGGGAGAATATTTAGGTCGAGTCTACGAAGAAGTGAAGGGACGCCCGCTGTATATTGTGAGAGACCGCTACGGTTTTGAGGGCGATCGCCTCCCTAGTGGTTTTAAGGATGATGTCTCTCGGTAA